The Methanobacterium sp. BAmetb5 genome includes a region encoding these proteins:
- a CDS encoding class III signal peptide-containing protein — MDSRGQLSAEYILLVGFVLAVVLIFAWYVSDQSEQNVIATAVRVGASNASAEIGIMNTTTTPIRVNKVDMTSGEKINITIFLSNTALSPQQRQTILGGVEQSIESAGYTVNSQIDPVSNTVNTLTIDTSKHDYLIKIS; from the coding sequence ATGGATAGCAGAGGGCAACTTTCCGCAGAATATATATTATTAGTGGGCTTTGTACTAGCCGTTGTACTTATTTTCGCCTGGTACGTTAGTGATCAAAGTGAACAGAACGTCATTGCCACTGCGGTAAGAGTGGGTGCCTCCAATGCTTCTGCAGAAATAGGAATTATGAACACCACCACCACACCCATCAGAGTAAATAAAGTAGATATGACCAGTGGTGAAAAGATCAACATCACCATATTCCTTTCCAATACTGCGCTTTCTCCACAACAACGACAGACTATTCTTGGCGGTGTAGAGCAATCCATAGAATCTGCAGGTTACACTGTAAACAGTCAGATTGACCCGGTATCCAATACAGTCAATACTCTGACCATCGACACTTCCAAACATGATTATTTAATCAAAATATCATGA